The DNA window GCGCCGGACACGTCTTCACCACGACGGGCTCGCCCCTCCTGCTGCGCAGCGACACCGACGTCGCGGTCGGCCTCGACAGCTCCAGCTCGATGGGCGTGGCCGCGCTTGACGAGGAGGTCGTCGCCCTCCGCCTCGAACGGGGGCGCGTGGCGATCCACCTCGTCCCAGGCGGATCCCGCCGGGTCAAGGTGATCACGCCGCTGTGCGAGATCGCGGTCACCGGCACCGTCTTCTCGGTCGCCGTCGAGCCCGACGAAGTGCACGTGAGCGTCGTGCGCGGCTCGGTGCTCGTCTCGAGCACGGCGCGCGCCGAGGGCGCGCGGGTGATCGCTGGGCAGAGCTTCGCGTTCCGGGCGGACGACACGGCCCCGCTCGACGGCGGCTCCGCCGGCGCGATCCTCGCGCTGCTGGAGCTGCGCGACGCCAACGCCGCGGCGTCCGAGGAGATCCCGGAGCCGCCGGCCGCGGCCGCGCCGATCCAGGCCGACGCGGGCGCCTCGCCGCAGAAGCGCGGCGGGGACGTCCGGGCGAAGAACGGCAGTGCCGCAGCGGCCGACACCTCGACGCAGCCAGTCGTCGAGACCCCCGACGATCTCATCCGCCGCGCCCGCGAGCACGTCAAGGCGCAGCGCTGGGCGGACGCGATCGCGGCGTACCGCCAGATCGGGCGCGACTTCCCGCTCCGGCAGGAGGCGATCACGGTGCGGGTGCCGCTCGCGGAGATCGAGCTCGATCACCTCGGCTCGCCCGGAGCGGCGCTGACCGACTACAGGCACTACCTGGCTGCGGCACCGAACGGCCCGCTCGCCGAGAACGCGCTCTTCGGCGTCTGTTCGGCGCTGCGGCGGATGGGCCGCACGGCAGACGAGGCGAGCTCTCTCAAAGAGTTCCTCCGTCGATTCCCCCAGAGTTTGCACGCGCCGGCGGCGAAAGTTCGGCTGGAGGCGCTCGAGAACCTGTAGGAATGAAATATTGTTGTTACTGAAAAAAATACTTCTTTAGTGTCCGTCCATTTGGTACCTTTGTGGCACTAATAGAGGGAAAGAAGCGGAGGATCCAAAATGACAAACGTGATTCGTATCCTGATTGTTTGTTCCCTGATGCTCATGGGCGTCGGCGGCCTCTACGGCGGCTGCAGCGACGATAGCTTCGACGACGGGCTCCCGTCCGACACCGACACCGACAATGACACTGACAGCGACTCCGACTCCGACAGCGATTCGGACAGTGACTCCGACAGCGACACCGACACCGACTACGACAACGACTGGCAGTGCCTGATCTGCGGTTGAGCCGCGACAGACCCCGCCCGCCGCGCCACGCCCCTCTCCCGACGGGGCGGATCCTTCAACGGAACGTGACGACGTAGGAACGCGCCGCTGCCCCGTCTTCCGCGGCGGTCGCGCGCCCCGGGAAGACGAAGTCGCGCCCGCGGATCATCGCGGAGATCACGTGCTGCACGTTGTCGATGCGGATCCGCATCACGGTCTGCGACTCCGCCACGCCGCCGATGGCGTCCTCGGGCGTCGGCATCCAGAACGCGTCGTGCGCGGTGAGCTGGCCCTTCTCGAGGAACGCGAGCGTCCAGCCGAGCTGCGCCGTGATCGAGCCGACGTCCGCACCGGTCGCTCGCCCGAGCGCCACGGCCGACACCATCGCCTCCGCCGCGGTCGCCGTGCCGCCGACGTGCGGCGTGAACATGTGGGTCACGGACATGCCGCCGACGTCCTCCGGGAACGGCGTGTCGCCCGGCGCGTGGCAGAGCTTGTCGTAGTTGTCGCCGATGGCGAGGCAGAGCTCGGCGTACTCGGGCTTCGGGCGCGCGGCGAACATCTCCTCGGCGGCGAGGCACGACCAGTGCTCCTGGCCGAAGAAGTACGTCCCGAGGAAGTGATCCCAGTACGGGCCGGCGAGGTGGTCCATCCCCCGCTCCGCCGCCTCGAGCGCCGCTTCGTCGCCGAAGGCGCGCGCGTACCGGGCGAGCGCGAAGACGCCCTGCTGCGAGGCGTAGAGCTTCATGGAGTCGCGATCGACGCCGCCCTTCGCGCTCCAGTCGTGATGGAAGAAGCCGTCCTCGCGCTGCATCGCCATGATGAACGCGGCCACGCCGCGCGCCGCGGGCTCGAACCTCCCGCTCCCGGACGCGATCCGATGCTCGGCGATCGCGAGCAGCCCCAGCGCGGACGATCCCAGGTAGCAGCCGCCGCGCTCCACGAGGCACCGCGACCCGTCGGGACCGTCTCCGAGCTGCGCGACGAACCTGTCGAGCGCGCGCTCCGCGGCGTCGGTGAACCCCGGCTCCCCGAGCACCCTGC is part of the Pseudomonadota bacterium genome and encodes:
- a CDS encoding FecR domain-containing protein, which encodes MGSESHSDARNEARERFFALIEAEFADERTLSEEERRFAERLAAEDPECRAFSAAVRGLAHPEPVAPAAIDRAIREHARTSRDSRRRGIAAFALTTAAAAAVAAIALALVFDEPGERSAPARDAGPASFLAAAGGTPAGAGHVFTTTGSPLLLRSDTDVAVGLDSSSSMGVAALDEEVVALRLERGRVAIHLVPGGSRRVKVITPLCEIAVTGTVFSVAVEPDEVHVSVVRGSVLVSSTARAEGARVIAGQSFAFRADDTAPLDGGSAGAILALLELRDANAAASEEIPEPPAAAAPIQADAGASPQKRGGDVRAKNGSAAAADTSTQPVVETPDDLIRRAREHVKAQRWADAIAAYRQIGRDFPLRQEAITVRVPLAEIELDHLGSPGAALTDYRHYLAAAPNGPLAENALFGVCSALRRMGRTADEASSLKEFLRRFPQSLHAPAAKVRLEALENL